One segment of Monomorium pharaonis isolate MP-MQ-018 chromosome 6, ASM1337386v2, whole genome shotgun sequence DNA contains the following:
- the LOC118646134 gene encoding uncharacterized protein LOC118646134 produces MADERTISILKKKRGIIKSQLSKFTTYIDRFNDSRNLTELTARLEKAEDLWADFDKIQTEIELEDDTETQSEHRDAFETAYFDVIGRARQLKHAGSEQASSDVQPQANHTCANQNVNLPILKLPEFNGEYSKWIQFNDTFNAIIHNNNTLNITQKFYYLKSCLSGEAAQALDTLEVSDANYEVARDILRQRFENKNIIIHSHVRALFELSQVIKDSHTSLRSLIDSMSQHLRALRSLGQPVDEWDSMIIFLITSKLDTITRREWEKATVKHSELPTTNSFKAFLNERCQFLEKLARDDKQTNKQIGNKENKDKTRLGTLTCLASNLAKCLFCKGSHNIYSCKDLLNLSVDKRLTQVKKLKLCTNCLRSNHFSRDCKAGGCKKCSGRHNTLLHFSDSKGENERDDHSTANTNSENSVKESAVATHALQINNNSYILLATARIVIFDNNGKPHQCRALLDNGSQSNFVTKRLSQKLGVAGTPIKLPVCGINQSVTTISHKINASVKSFYNDYKAELSFLVVENITQELPNKFYNISTLNIPDDLSLADPRFNYPDRIDLLLGAGIFWELLCAGQIQLGKGRPFLQKTRLGWVISGPMAPMCKETVSLCQVSTIQEVRDNLERFWEIEECFTAPKYTREESECEALFVKTAERDEQGRFTVQLPFRTNVDKLGDSLNMTIKRFYSLERRLAKDPDLKKQYLNFMNEYQQLGHMTEITPEEKDLNSVYYLPHHSVVKESSTTTRVRVVFDASARTSSNLSLNDVLMTGPIIQDSLFAILVRFRVHKYVFTADVRKMYRQVNVYEPHRNYQRIIWRPNEREPVRHFKLNTLTYGTASASFEAIRALHQTAIDKRDAYPEACNIILMDFYVDDLISGSDTIKSAKDLVHNINTVLSSGCFQLHKWNSNNEKIIESLQAEPSTNQIQLPQEVNSKTLGLSWNTSSDTLHYQASNISNKSTKVTKRKILSFIAQLFDPLGLISPTIVIGKIIMQKIWKAGIGWDESLPLEIFTIWNQFFEGMKNINEISIPRCAWGQRYHSVQLHGFSDASEVAYGACIYVRSEDEAGNITSKILCAKSRVAPLKTVSLPRLELCGALLLARLYQQVVEALSRLDSLHCDSFYWCDSTIVLSWVTTEPSRLKTFVANRTAEIQRLTDVNRWSHVVSDENPADIITRGMSLGKLATTRLWWHGPPWLKLKSEAWPIVNTVPQTTVLPELKNNEVVCTTVKFSCDLFHRFSSYTKLLRVTAYCLRFIKNVRGRQKCTGLLSVNELNESLFTLVRMMQSMHFAPEINDLERKETIRANSRILSLNPFLDEHRILRVGGRLRYSELPYERRHPMLLPSNHSLTRMIIIHEHEKQMHAGLASTLAAIRMRFWPLNSRSTVRKVISRCVICFRVNPKNTKYQMGNLPESRFNSDKPFAVIGIDFAGPLVIKDGKLRNKKIIKCYLCVFVCFSTKAVHLEIVGDLTSDSFLNALKRFVSRRGLCRHIYSDNATNFVGANKELNEIAKWLKCMDKNDKFIKFCTQNLITWHFTPPHAPNFGGIWEAAVKSAKYHIKRIVGQAHLTFEELYTVITQIEAIMNSRPLMPISNDPNDMEILTPGHFLIGEPLTALPQNSVTELSTNRLNQYQRLQQLVQHFWSRWNKEYVSSLQHRSKWKIDTPSKIKLGTMVILKEDHTPPQQWRFGRVMEIHPGKDGVVRVVSVKTVSGILKRSLGKICVLPLNETM; encoded by the coding sequence ATGGCGGATGAGCGAACGatcagtatattaaaaaagaaacgcggCATTATCAAAAGTCAATTATCGAAATTCACAACATATATTGACAGATTTAATGATTCGAGAAACTTGACGGAATTAACTGCGCGACTAGAGAAGGCTGAAGATTTATGGGCAGATTTTGACAAAATACAAACGGAAATCGAGTTAGAGGATGACACCGAAACGCAATCTGAGCATCGCGATGCGTTCGAAACAGCATATTTTGATGTAATAGGTAGGGCGAGACAGCTTAAACATGCGGGATCAGAACAAGCGAGTTCAGATGTACAGCCACAAGCGAATCACACGTGCGCTAATCAAAACGTAAATTTGCCCATATTGAAATTGCCAGAGTTCAACGGAGAATACAGTAAATGGATACAGTTTAACGATACATTCAATGCGATAATTCATAACAACAATACGTTGAATATCacgcaaaaattttattatttaaagtcatGCTTGAGTGGAGAGGCCGCTCAAGCATTAGATACATTAGAGGTATCGGACGCGAATTATGAGGTCGCTCGGGATATCTTAAGACAAAGGTTCgaaaacaaaaacattataatacatagtCACGTAAGGGCTTTATTCGAATTATCACAGGTAATTAAAGATTCACACACATCTCTTAGAAGCCTCATTGATAGCATGTCACAACATTTGCGAGCTCTAAGGTCCTTGGGACAACCGGTCGATGAATGGGATTCGAtgatcatttttcttattacgtCAAAGTTAGATACGATAACGCGTAGGGAATGGGAAAAGGCAACGGTCAAGCATAGCGAATTACCAACCACCAATAGTTTCAAGGCTTTTTTAAACGAACGTTGtcaatttcttgaaaaattagcAAGAGACGATAAACAGACGAACAAACAAAttggaaataaagaaaataaggaTAAAACAAGGTTAGGCACATTGACGTGTTTAGCATCAAACCTTGCAAAATGCTTATTTTGTAAGGGTTCGCATAACATATATTCATGCAAggatttattaaacttatcgGTAGATAAGCGATTAACACAAGTCAAGaaactaaaattatgtacGAATTGCTTGAGAAGTAACCATTTTAGTAGAGATTGCAAGGCAGGtggttgtaaaaaatgtagCGGTAGGCACAACACGTTATTACATTTCAGTGACTCCAAAGGCGAAAATGAGAGAGACGATCATTCGACTGCTAATACGAACAGTGAAAACAGCGTAAAGGAATCGGCGGTGGCCACACATGCAttacaaataaacaataattcatatatactGTTAGCGACGGCCAGGATTGTCATATTCGACAACAATGGTAAGCCTCATCAATGCAGGGCTCTATTAGATAATGGATCGCAgtcaaattttgttacaaaacgtTTGTCTCAAAAATTAGGTGTCGCGGGGACGCCTATAAAGCTTCCGGTTTGCGGAATCAATCAAAGTGTAACGACCATTTCACATAAAATCAATGCCTCCGTTAAGTCGTTTTACAATGATTATAAGGCCGAATTGTCATTCTTGGTAGTTGAAAACATCACGCAAGAATTgccaaacaaattttataatatttcaacattaaaCATACCGGATGATCTATCATTAGCAGATCCGCGTTTTAATTATCCCGATAGGATAGATCTACTGTTAGGCGCGGGTATTTTTTGGGAACTTCTTTGTGCAGGACAAATTCAATTAGGTAAGGGAAGGCCATTCCTTCAAAAAACGAGATTAGGGTGGGTCATATCGGGACCTATGGCACCTATGTGCAAGGAAACAGTATCCCTGTGTCAGGTCAGCACCATCCAAGAAGTGCGCGACAATTTAGAGCGTTTCTGGGAGATAGAGGAATGTTTCACAGCACCAAAATATACACGAGAGGAATCTGAATGCGAAGCATTATTCGTTAAAACCGCGGAACGCGATGAGCAAGGTCGATTCACAGTACAATTACCGTTTCGAACAAATGTAGATAAACTCGGGGATTCTTTAAATATGACAATTAAACGATTTTACTCATTAGAACGGCGGTTAGCTAAAGATCCGGatcttaaaaaacaatatttaaattttatgaacgAATATCAACAACTCGGTCACATGACAGAAATTACCCCTGAGGAGAAGGATCTTAACTCGGTCTATTATTTGCCTCACCATAGTGTGGTGAAGGAATCGAGCACAACTACAAGAGTACGCGTGGTATTCGATGCATCAGCAAGGACATCTTCTAATTTATCGTTGAATGACGTATTGATGACTGGCCCGATTATACAAGATAGTTTGTTCGCAATATTAGTTCGTTTTAGAGTGCACAAATATGTGTTTACAGCTGATGTAAGAAAGATGTACAGACAGGTCAATGTTTATGAACCGCATCGTAACTATCAGAGAATTATATGGCGCCCAAATGAAAGGGAACCTGTACggcattttaaattaaatacgcTAACATACGGTACAGCGTCGGCTTCATTTGAGGCTATACGAGCTCTTCATCAAACAGCAATAGACAAACGGGACGCGTACCCTGAGGCATGTAACATTATTCTAATGGACTTTTACGTAGATGATCTAATCTCAGGATCCGATACAATCAAGAGCGCGAAAGATCTGGTTCATAATATAAACACAGTACTAAGCAGCGGATGTTTTCAACTACATAAATGGAATAGcaacaatgaaaaaataattgagtcATTACAAGCGGAACCGAGTACTAATCAGATACAACTGCCTCAGGAAGTCAATTCGAAGACACTTGGTCTGTCATGGAATACTAGTAGCGATACATTACATTATCAGGCAAGCAACATAAGTAATAAATCGACTAAGGTTactaagagaaaaatattatcatttatagCGCAGTTGTTTGATCCGTTAGGATTAATTAGTCCGACGATCGTCATAGGGAAAATTATCatgcaaaaaatttggaaGGCAGGAATCGGTTGGGACGAGTCGTTGCCCCTTGAGATATTCACGATATGGAATCAATTTTTCGAGGGTATGAAAAACATCAACGAAATTTCGATACCCAGATGCGCATGGGGTCAACGGTATCATAGTGTACAATTACACGGATTTAGCGACGCCTCGGAAGTAGCCTACGGCGCATGCATATATGTTAGATCAGAAGACGAAGCTGGTAATATCACGTCTAAAATCTTATGCGCTAAATCACGCGTGGCCCCGTTAAAAACGGTAAGTTTACCGCGGCTCGAGTTGTGTGGTGCGTTACTTTTAGCGCGATTGTATCAACAAGTAGTAGAGGCTTTAAGTCGTCTTGATAGTCTACATTGTGATAGCTTCTATTGGTGCGATTCCACCATTGTTTTATCATGGGTTACCACTGAACCCAGCCGGTTAAAAACATTCGTAGCAAATCGAACTGCTGAAATACAGCGACTTACTGACGTCAATCGTTGGTCTCATGTGGTGAGTGACGAAAATCCCGCGGATATCATAACAAGGGGGATGAGTCTAGGCAAGCTAGCGACAACTCGGTTGTGGTGGCACGGGCCACCGTGGTTGAAACTCAAATCTGAGGCCTGGCCTATCGTAAATACTGTTCCTCAAACTACAGTCCTTCCCGAGTTAAAGAATAATGAGGTGGTATGCACTACGGTTAAATTCAGTTGTGATTTATTTCATCGGTTCTCATCATACACAAAATTACTTCGCGTTACAGCCTATTGCTtgcgatttattaaaaacgtaaGGGGGAGGCAGAAATGTACCGGACTGTTATCGGTCAATGAATTGAACGAATCATTATTCACGCTGGTTAGAATGATGCAATCCATGCATTTTGCGCCTGAAATCAATGACTTAGAACGCAAAGAAACAATACGTGCAAATAGCAGAATACTGTCACTAAATCCATTCTTAGATGAGCATCGTATATTAAGAGTAGGGGGTCGTTTAAGATATTCCGAGCTACCATATGAGCGGAGGCATCCGATGTTGCTACCGAGCAATCATTCGCTCACGCGCATGATTATAATTCACGAACATGAAAAACAAATGCACGCAGGATTGGCTAGTACATTAGCGGCAATTAGAATGCGTTTTTGGCCTCTAAATAGCCGTAGTACAGTAAGAAAGGTAATTTCGCGATGCGTAATTTGCTTTCGCGTGAATCCGAAGAACACGAAATATCAAATGGGAAATCTGCCAGAATCCCGGTTTAACTCTGACAAGCCATTTGCAGTGATCGGTATAGATTTTGCAGGACCCTTAGTAATTAAAGACGGGAAgcttagaaataaaaagattatcaaATGTTACTTATGCGTATTCGTCTGTTTCTCGACCAAGGCTGTACATCTGGAGATCGTTGGCGATTTAACGAGCGATTCGTTTTTAAACGCGTTAAAACGATTTGTATCGCGACGCGGATTGTGCCGTCATATATATTCTGACAACGCCACTAATTTTGTTGGTGCGAACAAAGAATTGAACGAAATCGCTAAATGGTTAAAATGCATGGACAAGAatgacaaatttataaaattttgtacccaaaatttaataacgtgGCATTTTACTCCACCACATGCTCCAAATTTTGGAGGCATATGGGAGGCGGCGGTAAAGAGCGCGAAATATCATATTAAGAGAATAGTGGGCCAGGCCCATCTAACATTCGAAGAATTGTACACAGTGATCACGCAAATTGAAGCGATTATGAATTCTCGACCATTAATGCCGATATCAAACGATCCAAATGACATGGAAATATTAACGCCgggacattttttaattggtgaGCCACTCACAGCGTTACCACAAAACTCCGTCACAGAATTATCTACTAATCGATTGAACCAGTATCAGCGTCTACAGCAGCTCGTTCAACACTTTTGGTCCCGATGGAATAAGGAATATGTGTCGAGTCTGCAGCATCGTAGCAAATGGAAAATTGACACGCCGTCAAAGATTAAACTAGGTACCATGGTAATATTAAAGGAGGATCATACACCGCCACAGCAATGGCGTTTTGGTCGCGTAATGGAAATTCATCCTGGTAAGGATGGAGTAGTACGTGTGGTAAGCGTAAAGACAGTCAGTGGAATATTGAAACGATCGCTGGGAAAAATTTGCGTATTACCCTTGAACGAAACCATGTAA